In the genome of Halobacterium noricense, one region contains:
- the dinB gene encoding DNA polymerase IV — translation MVDGERLPGAPAREERIVLHVDMDCFYASCERRREPELRGEPVVVGMGYEPGETVGAVATASYEAREYGVESAQAIGAALDNLSRKADDPDNPDAGYYRPVDLDFYQDVGSSVKEILYDLGDTVREVSIDEAYLDITDRTAWDVADGFARHVKQRIHREVGVPASVGVAPDMSTAKLASDYDKPDGLVVVEPDDVRKFLAPIDVADVHGIGPVRARELREMGIETAGDLASADPYELTDKFGDRGRDLYRRARGEDNRPVEPRGKPKSLSRESAFDGATDDFERVREQVATLAEAVADRATRKDAFYRTIGVKVVTPPFDVHTRAESLPGPVDDPGLVDDVTQDLLGEFEGESVRKVGVRVSNLDFSEREQASLDGFESDGDTDDGRAGSGSSDSTRGLECAGDRQRDGQISLDDFE, via the coding sequence ATGGTCGACGGCGAGCGACTCCCAGGTGCGCCAGCACGCGAGGAGCGCATCGTCTTGCACGTCGACATGGACTGCTTTTACGCTTCCTGCGAGCGCCGCCGCGAACCCGAGTTACGCGGCGAACCCGTCGTCGTCGGCATGGGCTACGAGCCCGGTGAGACCGTCGGCGCGGTCGCGACCGCGAGCTACGAGGCCCGCGAATACGGCGTCGAGAGCGCGCAAGCCATCGGTGCCGCCCTCGACAACCTCTCGCGGAAGGCCGACGATCCCGACAACCCGGACGCGGGCTACTACCGGCCCGTCGACCTCGACTTCTACCAGGACGTCGGCAGTTCGGTCAAGGAAATCCTCTACGACCTTGGCGACACGGTCCGCGAGGTGAGCATCGACGAGGCGTACCTCGACATCACTGACCGGACCGCGTGGGACGTCGCCGACGGGTTCGCGCGCCACGTCAAACAGCGCATCCACCGCGAGGTCGGCGTTCCCGCGAGTGTCGGCGTCGCGCCCGACATGAGCACCGCGAAGCTCGCCAGCGACTACGACAAGCCCGACGGCCTCGTCGTCGTCGAGCCCGACGACGTCCGGAAGTTCCTCGCACCCATCGACGTCGCGGACGTCCACGGCATCGGCCCGGTCCGCGCGCGGGAACTCCGCGAGATGGGCATCGAGACCGCGGGCGACCTCGCCAGCGCGGACCCTTACGAACTCACCGACAAGTTCGGCGACCGCGGCCGCGACCTCTACCGGCGCGCCCGCGGCGAGGACAACCGCCCCGTCGAGCCCCGCGGGAAGCCCAAGAGCCTCTCCCGGGAGTCCGCCTTCGACGGCGCGACCGACGACTTCGAGCGCGTGCGCGAGCAAGTCGCGACGCTCGCGGAGGCAGTCGCGGACCGCGCCACCCGGAAGGACGCTTTCTACCGCACCATCGGCGTGAAGGTGGTGACGCCGCCGTTCGACGTCCACACGCGCGCCGAGTCCCTACCCGGGCCCGTGGACGACCCCGGCCTCGTGGACGACGTCACGCAGGACCTCCTCGGCGAGTTCGAGGGCGAGTCCGTGCGGAAGGTCGGCGTGCGCGTCTCGAATCTGGACTTCTCCGAGCGCGAGCAAGCCAGCCTCGACGGCTTCGAGAGTGACGGCGACACAGACGACGGCCGCGCCGGGAGCGGGAGTAGCGACTCGACACGAGGACTCGAGTGCGCCGGAGACAGGCAGCGAGACGGTCAGATTTCGCTGGACGACTTCGAGTGA
- a CDS encoding GntP family permease, producing MAIEFAHSPLLTFAAGLAVVVLLLVVLDLPAFVGLAIAAFTVGLVNAVFVPDFAMADAATRTATAFGDGMAGIGIPILMAAIIGKSMLESGAAQRIVRGFQSLVGEGNSDLALWGSSSILAIPVFFDSVFYLMAPLARSMRARVGKNYALYIVVVGAGAATTHVFVPPTPGPLAVANEIGVDLGITILVGVATAIPAAIAAGLVYGRWINARLDIPLRDAMGTTTEELEERAQRETSNLPGVLEALAPIFLAVALVGSATAVDTFQEWYPVLEAVQPVIAFVGDKNVALTIAAMAAAVTYLRWTGLSRSVWEDELTEALKSGGNIAAITAMGGAFGALLAASGIGPYIADLLQNFGIGLLVTAWLIAAVVRIAQGSATAAMLTAAGIMAPLAGQLDVSAAYLVMVIGAGGNICSWYNDSGFWLVKEIGGLTQAETLKTWTALTTVISVTGLVTVLILSSVLPLA from the coding sequence ATGGCAATTGAATTCGCACACAGTCCACTGCTCACGTTCGCGGCCGGGCTGGCCGTGGTCGTGTTGTTACTGGTCGTGTTGGACCTCCCGGCGTTCGTCGGGCTAGCTATTGCGGCGTTCACTGTCGGCCTCGTCAACGCCGTCTTCGTCCCCGACTTCGCGATGGCGGACGCGGCGACGAGAACTGCAACGGCCTTCGGTGACGGCATGGCCGGCATCGGTATCCCCATCCTGATGGCCGCCATCATCGGGAAGTCGATGCTGGAGAGCGGGGCCGCCCAGCGCATCGTCCGCGGCTTCCAGTCGCTGGTCGGCGAAGGGAACTCCGACCTCGCGCTGTGGGGGAGCAGTTCCATCCTCGCAATCCCGGTCTTCTTCGACAGCGTGTTCTACCTCATGGCACCGCTGGCCCGCTCGATGCGCGCCCGCGTCGGGAAGAACTACGCGCTGTACATCGTCGTGGTCGGCGCCGGTGCGGCGACGACACACGTGTTCGTCCCACCGACGCCCGGCCCGCTCGCGGTCGCGAACGAGATCGGCGTCGACCTCGGCATCACGATTCTCGTCGGCGTCGCCACCGCGATTCCCGCGGCCATCGCCGCCGGCCTCGTCTACGGCCGCTGGATCAACGCCCGCCTCGACATCCCGCTGCGGGACGCGATGGGCACCACCACCGAGGAACTGGAGGAGCGCGCTCAGCGCGAGACCTCGAACCTCCCCGGCGTCCTCGAAGCGCTCGCCCCCATCTTCCTCGCAGTCGCACTCGTCGGCTCCGCGACCGCCGTCGACACCTTCCAGGAGTGGTACCCCGTCCTGGAAGCCGTCCAGCCGGTCATCGCGTTCGTCGGCGACAAGAACGTCGCGCTCACCATCGCCGCGATGGCAGCCGCCGTCACCTACCTCCGCTGGACCGGCCTCTCGCGGTCCGTCTGGGAGGACGAACTCACGGAAGCGCTGAAGAGCGGTGGCAACATCGCGGCCATCACCGCGATGGGTGGCGCGTTCGGCGCGCTGCTCGCCGCCTCCGGTATCGGCCCGTACATCGCCGACCTCCTCCAGAACTTCGGCATCGGCCTGCTCGTCACCGCGTGGCTCATCGCCGCTGTCGTCCGCATCGCACAGGGTTCGGCGACCGCCGCGATGCTGACCGCCGCTGGCATCATGGCACCGCTGGCCGGCCAGCTCGACGTCAGCGCGGCGTACCTCGTGATGGTCATCGGCGCGGGCGGGAACATCTGCTCGTGGTACAACGACTCGGGCTTCTGGCTCGTCAAGGAAATCGGCGGCCTCACGCAGGCGGAGACGCTGAAAACGTGGACCGCGCTGACGACGGTCATCTCCGTCACCGGGCTAGTGACGGTGCTGATTCTGTCGTCGGTGCTGCCGCTCGCGTAA
- a CDS encoding universal stress protein — MDRALAVIDPTDAAKDLLHEAGTLAAGVDADLVVIHVTTEEEYGGRREAMEAIPNGSASYSPGEAEAGAAQFAQDLADEILGDLDVEYETAGYLGNKAGKTLDAAAEYGCDHVFLAGRKRSPTGKAIFGDATQKVILDYDDPVTVLTA, encoded by the coding sequence ATGGACCGCGCACTCGCAGTCATCGACCCGACCGACGCAGCGAAAGACCTCCTGCACGAAGCAGGCACGCTCGCGGCGGGCGTCGACGCCGACCTCGTGGTGATTCACGTCACCACCGAGGAGGAGTACGGCGGCCGCCGCGAAGCGATGGAAGCGATTCCGAACGGCTCAGCGAGCTACTCGCCCGGTGAAGCCGAAGCGGGGGCCGCGCAGTTCGCGCAGGACCTCGCCGACGAGATTCTCGGTGACCTCGACGTCGAGTACGAGACCGCCGGCTACCTCGGTAACAAGGCCGGCAAGACCCTCGACGCGGCCGCGGAGTACGGCTGCGACCACGTCTTCCTCGCGGGCCGCAAGCGCTCGCCGACGGGGAAGGCCATCTTCGGCGACGCGACGCAGAAGGTCATCCTCGACTACGACGACCCCGTCACCGTCCTGACCGCGTAG